One region of Candidatus Bathyarchaeota archaeon genomic DNA includes:
- a CDS encoding radical SAM protein → MTKLELLLVNPPKYNGFSVTREERCEEVTRYLVLMPATLLLLASALRKQGHHVELVDANAFNLGIEELTKKFDNKKFDCVLFPFNSYVIWQDMKICGIAKKSNQSCKTISFSFYSRVIAKELLSNYEELDIQIVGSPFSVVPRLIKCFADNDNVETVRGIAYRKNNHEIVVNNTIKEKALADFPLPAYDLLPSFKPYYIIDPHLTPVALVISGIGCPFSCNFCNYAQTGYETRPIYSIIDELRLLKRLGNLKYVWFYDASFTVNRKRATAICEAIIKEGLHFKWFCDSRVDSVDQELLTLMRKSGCIGISYGVESGCQRILDAMGKGCTIEQARKALIWTRKARIMVQMNMIIGYPGENVTSLNESKAFIKEILPENLQIATLQVVPGTALFRETALNHEKAEKNDLAPCFKYRESKQLNDEITRMKRILLFNPKWWLLSARSLSLNPELVLPLLGTYARGFSEKAFSYFYQSSLGMALERTQFTLTREEAVV, encoded by the coding sequence ATGACTAAATTGGAACTCCTGCTCGTAAATCCACCAAAATATAATGGTTTTTCAGTTACAAGGGAAGAACGCTGCGAAGAAGTCACCCGCTATTTGGTACTCATGCCTGCAACTCTGCTACTTTTGGCTAGCGCATTGAGAAAGCAAGGCCACCATGTTGAGTTGGTTGATGCGAACGCATTCAATCTTGGAATAGAAGAGTTAACAAAAAAATTTGATAACAAGAAATTCGACTGTGTTCTTTTTCCTTTTAATTCGTACGTAATATGGCAAGATATGAAGATCTGCGGCATCGCAAAGAAATCAAACCAATCATGCAAGACAATCAGTTTCTCTTTTTACTCAAGAGTAATAGCAAAAGAATTACTCTCCAACTACGAAGAGTTGGACATACAAATAGTCGGTTCTCCTTTTTCAGTTGTGCCCAGATTAATCAAGTGCTTTGCTGACAATGATAACGTTGAAACCGTGCGGGGGATAGCCTATAGAAAAAATAACCACGAAATAGTAGTAAACAACACAATTAAAGAGAAAGCATTAGCCGATTTTCCGCTTCCAGCCTATGACTTGTTACCGTCTTTCAAGCCTTACTACATAATTGATCCCCATTTGACTCCTGTTGCGTTAGTAATATCTGGGATAGGTTGCCCATTTTCCTGCAATTTTTGCAACTATGCTCAAACTGGATATGAAACTAGACCTATTTACAGTATAATCGATGAACTTAGACTATTAAAGCGACTTGGAAACCTTAAGTACGTTTGGTTTTACGATGCATCTTTTACTGTCAATCGTAAAAGGGCTACCGCCATTTGTGAAGCAATCATAAAAGAAGGCTTGCATTTCAAATGGTTTTGTGATTCAAGGGTGGATTCAGTCGATCAAGAGTTGCTTACACTAATGAGGAAATCTGGTTGCATCGGTATTTCTTACGGAGTGGAATCTGGATGCCAAAGAATCCTTGACGCGATGGGAAAAGGTTGTACGATAGAGCAGGCTAGAAAAGCATTAATCTGGACTCGCAAAGCAAGAATTATGGTTCAAATGAACATGATTATTGGTTATCCCGGAGAAAATGTCACATCACTTAACGAAAGCAAGGCCTTCATTAAAGAGATACTCCCCGAGAATTTACAAATCGCAACCCTTCAGGTTGTACCTGGAACGGCACTTTTCAGAGAGACAGCACTTAACCATGAAAAAGCCGAGAAGAATGATTTGGCACCATGCTTTAAGTATCGAGAATCCAAGCAGCTAAATGATGAAATAACAAGGATGAAACGAATTCTTTTGTTCAATCCTAAATGGTGGCTGCTTTCCGCAAGATCCCTATCGTTGAATCCGGAGCTAGTTTTACCACTGCTTGGAACATATGCCAGGGGATTCAGTGAAAAGGCTTTTTCTTACTTTTACCAATCATCTCTTGGAATGGCACTTGAACGCACACAATTTACACTCACGAGGGAAGAAGCCGTAGTTTAA
- a CDS encoding ABC transporter substrate-binding protein: protein MGKNKIFAIVAIAIVIIAGISAVYLLTSNQANNQPTATTVTDALGRTVTIPQQVDSIYCIGACSLRLVSYFNAVDKVHAIETAGTFNTLDDQTYYLINKEKFSNLPQVATTAEAILDLNPSLIITSTAEDIATADTLQSQTNIPVYVINANVEFGQAYYDQITSLGTLLGESTRAAQLNEGVANMISEITAKATTASVEKAYACGMFYYGGASFLKGSGNYLPFDYSMVTNAIEPAANGQPYTITLETLIAANPDYIFIDSIGLNSCIDTINGYIDSNTGLADVAAIKDNNIYSTLVYKCYGTNWDNQLVNVYYIASIMNGNLYSWNFENKANEIIQLFYPGTTMTYAQIAAAQTGNGCSKVTL, encoded by the coding sequence ATGGGAAAAAACAAAATCTTCGCCATTGTGGCAATAGCAATAGTCATAATCGCAGGCATAAGTGCAGTTTACCTCCTCACCTCAAACCAAGCAAACAATCAACCAACAGCAACAACTGTCACCGACGCACTCGGGAGAACAGTAACCATACCCCAACAGGTAGACTCCATCTACTGCATAGGCGCATGTTCCTTGCGGTTAGTGTCTTATTTTAACGCAGTTGACAAAGTACACGCAATCGAAACCGCCGGCACATTCAACACACTTGACGACCAAACATACTACCTCATCAACAAAGAAAAATTCTCAAACCTACCCCAAGTCGCAACCACCGCTGAAGCCATCCTAGACCTCAACCCCAGCCTCATAATCACATCCACCGCCGAAGACATCGCAACCGCAGACACTCTTCAAAGCCAAACCAACATCCCCGTCTACGTCATCAACGCCAACGTCGAATTCGGACAAGCATATTATGACCAGATAACTTCTCTGGGTACTTTGTTGGGAGAGTCAACCAGAGCTGCACAACTCAATGAGGGCGTCGCCAACATGATCAGCGAAATCACAGCTAAAGCAACTACTGCCAGCGTCGAGAAAGCCTATGCATGTGGCATGTTCTATTATGGCGGAGCGTCATTCCTCAAAGGCTCTGGCAACTATTTGCCCTTCGACTACTCGATGGTCACAAACGCGATTGAGCCTGCCGCTAATGGTCAACCTTACACCATCACGCTCGAAACCCTCATCGCAGCAAACCCAGACTACATATTTATAGACAGCATAGGACTAAACAGTTGCATCGACACAATCAACGGATACATTGACTCAAACACAGGATTAGCCGATGTTGCTGCAATTAAAGACAACAACATCTATTCAACATTGGTCTACAAGTGCTACGGCACCAATTGGGATAACCAGCTAGTGAACGTTTACTACATTGCATCAATAATGAACGGAAACCTCTACTCTTGGAACTTCGAGAACAAAGCAAACGAAATCATACAGCTATTTTATCCAGGAACCACAATGACCTACGCTCAAATCGCAGCAGCGCAGACAGGCAACGGATGCAGCAAAGTCACGCTGTAA